A window of Phycobacter azelaicus contains these coding sequences:
- the msrQ gene encoding protein-methionine-sulfoxide reductase heme-binding subunit MsrQ has protein sequence MERVNQTLRWVPVWSLYLLGLLPLPWLFYLGLTGALGPEPVKALEHEYGELALKLLVLVLAVTPLRRFLGLNLMKFRRALGVICFTYVLAHLLVWLVLDVQIPSQILADIVKRPYITVGMVAFVLMVPLAVTSNNGSVRRLGPRWRKLHRLTYPIAVLGALHYLLLIKGFQLEPLTYLAVILLLLVLRLPIIQDQTAVRARE, from the coding sequence ATGGAGCGCGTGAACCAAACCCTGCGATGGGTCCCGGTCTGGAGCCTCTACCTGCTTGGGCTCCTGCCTTTGCCGTGGCTCTTCTACCTCGGCCTCACCGGAGCCTTGGGTCCAGAGCCTGTGAAGGCACTGGAACACGAATACGGCGAATTGGCTCTCAAGCTTCTGGTGCTGGTTCTTGCAGTGACGCCCCTGCGCCGATTTCTAGGCCTTAACCTGATGAAGTTCCGCAGGGCGCTGGGCGTGATATGCTTCACCTATGTGCTGGCGCATCTTCTGGTTTGGCTGGTGCTGGATGTCCAAATCCCTTCGCAGATCCTCGCGGACATTGTGAAGCGCCCTTACATCACGGTGGGCATGGTCGCTTTTGTATTGATGGTTCCTCTGGCGGTGACCTCCAACAACGGTTCGGTACGCCGCCTCGGCCCGCGCTGGCGCAAGCTTCACCGCCTGACCTACCCGATCGCCGTATTGGGGGCACTTCACTATCTTCTGTTGATAAAGGGATTTCAGCTCGAACCCCTGACTTACCTTGCCGTGATTCTGCTGCTTCTCGTTCTCCGTCTCCCGATCATACAGGATCAAACCGCGGTTCGAGCACGCGAGTAA
- a CDS encoding FMN-binding glutamate synthase family protein gives MGITANAMEFLALAFVFVLGATGLVVLIPFVVDRVQTRDAIRRNYPVIGRFRHIFSTLGEFFRQYFFAMDREELPFNRAQREWVSRASEGQGNTVAFGSTRNTSVPGTAIFVNAPFPPLDDQYASSEPMVIGAGARVPYRAPSFFNISGMSYGALSRPAVRALSRGAREAGVWMNTGEGGLSPFHLEGGCDIVFQIGTAKYGVRDEHGNLSDDKLRKVAEHPCVRMFELKLSQGAKPGKGGILPAAKVNAEIAAIRGIPEGKASISPNRHPEIGSYDELLDMIARVRDVTGKPVGIKTVVGSEVAMREMFMNIATRPDDAPDFITIDGGEGGTGAAPMPLIDLVGMSVREALPMVCNLRDEYGMKDRIRLISSGKLVNPGDVAWALAAGADFVTSARGFMFSLGCIQALKCNKNSCPTGITTHDARLQQGLVVEDKYLRVARYAREVIHEVETIAHSVGVTEPRKLRRRHVRMVLDDGTSRPMNEIMPSYSAIADS, from the coding sequence ATGGGTATCACTGCGAATGCCATGGAATTCCTGGCGCTGGCCTTTGTGTTTGTCCTGGGGGCTACGGGGCTGGTGGTGCTCATCCCCTTTGTCGTGGACAGGGTTCAGACCAGGGACGCCATCCGTCGCAACTATCCCGTGATCGGACGGTTCCGGCATATCTTTAGTACTTTGGGTGAATTCTTCAGGCAGTATTTCTTTGCCATGGACCGCGAGGAACTGCCCTTCAACCGGGCGCAGCGCGAATGGGTGAGTCGCGCCAGCGAAGGGCAGGGGAACACAGTAGCATTCGGCTCGACCCGCAACACCTCGGTGCCGGGTACGGCGATTTTTGTGAACGCACCATTCCCGCCGCTGGATGATCAATATGCGAGTTCAGAGCCTATGGTCATTGGGGCTGGGGCGCGGGTGCCTTATCGGGCGCCGTCCTTCTTTAACATCTCGGGTATGAGCTATGGTGCCCTGTCTCGGCCTGCGGTGCGCGCGCTAAGCCGCGGGGCGCGTGAGGCCGGCGTCTGGATGAACACTGGCGAGGGTGGTCTCAGCCCGTTCCATCTTGAGGGTGGCTGCGACATCGTTTTCCAGATTGGCACCGCAAAATACGGTGTACGCGATGAGCATGGAAATCTAAGCGACGACAAGCTTCGCAAGGTGGCCGAGCACCCCTGTGTGCGGATGTTCGAACTCAAACTCTCGCAAGGCGCCAAGCCGGGCAAAGGGGGCATTTTGCCCGCCGCCAAGGTCAACGCCGAGATTGCGGCCATTCGCGGCATTCCAGAAGGCAAGGCAAGCATCTCTCCCAACCGTCATCCGGAGATCGGAAGTTATGACGAGTTATTGGACATGATCGCCCGCGTGCGTGACGTCACAGGCAAGCCGGTAGGTATCAAGACTGTGGTTGGTTCCGAGGTGGCCATGCGCGAGATGTTCATGAATATCGCTACGCGCCCTGATGATGCACCGGATTTTATCACCATTGATGGTGGAGAGGGTGGGACGGGCGCCGCGCCGATGCCCCTGATCGATCTGGTTGGCATGTCGGTGCGCGAGGCGTTGCCGATGGTCTGCAACCTGCGCGACGAATACGGAATGAAGGATCGCATCCGCCTGATCTCCAGTGGCAAGCTGGTCAATCCGGGTGATGTCGCTTGGGCGCTAGCGGCTGGAGCCGACTTTGTGACCTCGGCGCGCGGCTTCATGTTCTCGCTGGGCTGCATTCAGGCGTTGAAGTGCAACAAGAACAGCTGTCCCACTGGCATTACCACCCATGATGCGCGCCTGCAGCAGGGGCTGGTGGTCGAGGACAAATACTTGCGCGTGGCCCGCTACGCGCGGGAGGTGATCCACGAGGTTGAGACCATCGCGCATTCGGTTGGCGTTACGGAACCCCGCAAGTTGCGCCGCCGGCACGTGCGGATGGTTCTGGATGATGGCACCTCGCGCCCCATGAACGAGATCATGCCAAGTTACAGTGCCATCGCGGACTCGTGA
- the msrP gene encoding protein-methionine-sulfoxide reductase catalytic subunit MsrP, which produces MARRWTNTLTPADVTPEAAFWNRRQIIAGIAGMGLASLSGAGQAQAAEGELEPNSWEDVTTYCNFYEFGTGKGDPAAYAGRMTTSPWSVKIDGLVDKPGDYDFQQILGEMTIEERIYRFRCVEAWSMVVPWNGFELADLLNMAGVQEGAKYVAFETLYRPEEMPGTAYRVLDWPYREGLRLDEAMHPLTLMATGIFGKPLPNQNGAPLRLVVPWKYGFKSIKSIVRITLTDKEPPTSWNMANAREYGFYSNVNPNVDHPRWSQATERRIGGGLFARRQPTLMFNGYEEDVASLYDGMDLTKQF; this is translated from the coding sequence ATGGCCCGTCGCTGGACCAACACCCTGACCCCTGCCGATGTCACCCCCGAGGCCGCCTTTTGGAACCGCCGCCAAATCATCGCGGGCATTGCGGGGATGGGGCTTGCGTCCCTATCTGGGGCGGGGCAGGCGCAGGCTGCAGAAGGTGAATTGGAGCCTAACAGCTGGGAGGACGTGACCACCTACTGCAACTTTTATGAGTTCGGAACCGGCAAGGGCGATCCGGCGGCTTACGCGGGGCGGATGACAACCTCTCCATGGAGCGTCAAGATTGACGGGCTGGTGGACAAACCCGGCGACTATGATTTCCAGCAGATCCTTGGTGAGATGACCATAGAGGAGCGTATCTATCGTTTCCGCTGTGTCGAAGCCTGGTCGATGGTGGTGCCCTGGAACGGGTTCGAACTGGCGGACCTTCTGAATATGGCGGGCGTGCAGGAGGGTGCCAAATATGTTGCCTTCGAAACGCTCTACCGGCCCGAGGAAATGCCGGGCACCGCCTACCGCGTACTTGACTGGCCTTACCGCGAAGGGCTGCGTTTGGACGAAGCCATGCACCCTTTGACCCTGATGGCGACAGGGATCTTTGGCAAGCCGCTTCCCAATCAAAACGGTGCGCCGCTGCGGCTTGTGGTGCCGTGGAAGTACGGCTTCAAGTCGATCAAATCTATTGTCCGCATCACCCTCACAGATAAAGAGCCGCCGACCAGCTGGAACATGGCCAACGCACGAGAGTACGGCTTCTATAGTAATGTGAACCCCAATGTGGATCACCCGCGTTGGAGCCAGGCCACGGAACGCCGGATCGGTGGCGGATTGTTTGCCCGCCGTCAGCCGACGCTGATGTTCAATGGATACGAAGAAGACGTCGCCTCGCTGTATGACGGTATGGATCTGACCAAACAGTTCTGA